The following coding sequences are from one Methanococcoides orientis window:
- a CDS encoding homocysteine biosynthesis protein has translation MVKKSIHEINGRIRDGSVNVVTAEEMVDIVGELGAEGAAKEVDVVTTGTFGAMCSSGVWLNFGHSEPPIRIGKLWLNDVEAYSGVAAVDAYIGATQQSQSKGIEYGGAHVIEDLIRGNSIDLHGTSPGTDCYPRKVIDTTINIYDLNQAIMLNPRNSYQKYNAATNSTNHTLHTYMGSLLPHHGNVTYSGAGVLSPMHNDPNYETIGTGTRIFLGGTQGYIVGEGTQHSPAAGFGTLMLKGDLKNMSSEYIRAATFEGYGTSLYVGMGIPIPILNEDLAKATAITDDDIVTNLLDYGIPSRDRPVLRTVTYGELRSGSIDINGKEVPTSPMSSFKKSRQIANELKDWIKAGEFFVSMPVERLPTTTPCNAMKQSNVDLLVVDIMSSDVTTIHEDAGFHDAAKIIMEKQFNHLPVVDSGNHLVGIVTAWDISKAVAKDEHDLVKDIMTRKVVTTSPDEAVDISAFKLDSNNVSALPVIDSNKHVVGIVTSDDISKLLARRH, from the coding sequence ATGGTCAAAAAATCAATTCATGAGATCAATGGCAGGATACGTGATGGCAGCGTTAACGTTGTAACTGCTGAGGAAATGGTGGATATTGTAGGCGAATTAGGGGCAGAAGGTGCTGCTAAAGAGGTAGATGTTGTTACTACAGGTACCTTCGGAGCCATGTGTTCATCTGGTGTATGGCTGAACTTTGGTCATTCTGAACCTCCTATCAGGATCGGCAAGCTATGGCTCAATGATGTGGAAGCATATTCCGGTGTTGCTGCTGTGGATGCTTACATCGGTGCAACACAGCAGTCCCAGTCAAAGGGCATTGAATATGGCGGTGCGCATGTAATTGAGGACCTGATCCGTGGTAATTCCATTGACCTGCACGGTACTTCTCCTGGAACGGACTGCTATCCAAGAAAGGTTATTGATACGACCATCAACATATATGACCTGAATCAGGCTATCATGCTAAATCCACGTAATTCTTATCAGAAGTACAATGCTGCGACCAACAGCACAAATCATACTCTGCACACTTATATGGGTTCACTGCTGCCTCATCATGGAAATGTTACATACTCCGGTGCAGGAGTACTTTCACCTATGCACAATGATCCGAACTATGAGACCATTGGTACTGGTACGCGTATTTTCCTGGGAGGTACTCAGGGTTATATTGTGGGCGAAGGTACGCAGCATTCCCCTGCAGCAGGTTTTGGCACACTGATGCTAAAAGGTGACCTTAAAAATATGAGTTCTGAATACATCCGCGCTGCAACATTCGAAGGCTATGGTACGTCACTTTATGTTGGAATGGGCATCCCGATCCCGATCCTCAATGAAGACCTCGCAAAGGCCACTGCGATAACGGATGATGATATTGTCACTAATCTGCTTGACTATGGAATTCCCAGCAGGGACCGTCCGGTACTCAGGACCGTTACATATGGTGAACTTCGTTCAGGCTCTATAGATATTAATGGAAAAGAAGTTCCTACATCTCCAATGTCAAGTTTCAAGAAATCACGCCAGATAGCCAATGAATTAAAGGATTGGATCAAGGCCGGTGAATTCTTCGTTAGCATGCCTGTGGAACGTCTTCCTACGACCACACCCTGCAATGCAATGAAACAAAGCAATGTGGATCTACTTGTGGTTGACATTATGTCCTCAGATGTTACAACTATCCATGAGGATGCAGGTTTCCATGATGCTGCTAAGATCATCATGGAAAAACAATTCAACCATCTGCCTGTGGTCGATAGTGGAAATCACCTTGTGGGGATTGTCACTGCATGGGACATCTCAAAGGCTGTGGCAAAGGATGAACATGATCTTGTCAAGGATATAATGACCCGAAAGGTTGTCACAACAAGTCCTGACGAAGCTGTCGATATTTCCGCTTTCAAACTGGATAGCAATAATGTTTCGGCACTTCCGGTGATTGATTCTAATAAGCATGTTGTGGGCATAGTCACAAGTGATGATATCAGCAAATTGCTTGCAAGGAGGCACTAA
- a CDS encoding gamma-glutamylcyclotransferase family protein produces the protein MSLLFVYGTLKSGYCNHHLLGDSVLVSEVCTKAKFRMLDMQDFPGVVMSEPASRISGELFDVDGETLDVIDDLEGKWFFRGEVLLDNGSKAGMYFLSPDVQHERYSVIESGLWSNDDEN, from the coding sequence ATGAGCCTTTTATTTGTTTACGGCACTTTAAAAAGTGGATATTGTAACCATCATCTACTTGGAGATTCTGTTCTTGTATCTGAGGTCTGTACAAAAGCGAAATTTCGTATGTTGGACATGCAGGATTTTCCCGGTGTGGTGATGAGTGAACCTGCATCAAGGATATCTGGTGAGCTTTTTGATGTGGATGGTGAAACATTGGATGTTATCGATGATCTTGAAGGCAAATGGTTCTTCAGGGGGGAAGTATTGTTGGATAATGGTTCTAAAGCAGGAATGTATTTCCTTTCACCGGATGTTCAACATGAAAGATACTCTGTAATAGAGTCTGGTCTCTGGTCTAATGATGATGAAAATTGA
- a CDS encoding TRAM domain-containing protein, whose translation MESTAPVEAGETYDVTIEDIAKEGDGIARVSGFVIFVPATSVGDEVTIKVTKVMRKFAFGEVAE comes from the coding sequence ATGGAATCAACTGCTCCAGTAGAAGCTGGCGAAACATACGACGTAACAATTGAAGATATTGCAAAGGAAGGAGACGGCATCGCAAGAGTAAGCGGTTTTGTAATCTTTGTACCTGCCACCTCCGTTGGCGACGAAGTGACCATCAAGGTCACCAAAGTAATGCGCAAGTTCGCTTTCGGTGAAGTAGCTGAGTAA
- the ftsZ gene encoding cell division protein FtsZ has protein sequence MQSIVQEALRHTEKEKEYRQSVSADDQFDGFGMPRITIVGCGGAGNNTINRLYNIGIEGAETIAINTDKQHLDHIRADKKILVGKTLTRGLGAGGYPEVGAKAAELARGTLEEIFRESDLVFVTAGMGGGTGTGVAPVVAEIAKEQGAIVVGMVSSPFRVERARTVKAEEGLEEFRRAADTVIVLDNNRLLDYVPNLPIEQAFSVMDQLIAETVKGITETITQPSLINLDYADIRAIMGCGGVAVMLVGDSKNQDKSNDVVRTALNHPLLDVDYRGATGSLVHITGGPDLSLKEAEEIAASLTYELSPNANVIWGARIRDDYEGKVRVMAIMTGVQSAQVLGPQFQSGIVENTNTNTNTNASRSSSFSRVERGRRTVVEPIGAQASHGGSIIDIIQ, from the coding sequence GTGCAGTCTATAGTACAAGAAGCATTAAGACACACAGAGAAAGAAAAAGAGTACAGGCAATCAGTATCAGCAGACGACCAGTTCGATGGTTTCGGAATGCCCCGGATCACCATAGTTGGTTGTGGCGGTGCTGGAAACAACACCATCAACCGTTTGTACAACATCGGTATTGAAGGTGCAGAAACTATTGCTATTAACACCGATAAACAGCATTTGGATCATATCCGTGCTGACAAGAAGATACTTGTCGGTAAGACACTCACAAGAGGTCTTGGTGCTGGCGGTTATCCTGAAGTTGGCGCAAAAGCTGCAGAGCTTGCACGCGGTACCCTTGAAGAGATCTTCAGGGAAAGTGACCTTGTTTTCGTAACAGCTGGTATGGGTGGAGGAACCGGTACTGGTGTAGCACCTGTTGTTGCAGAGATCGCAAAGGAACAGGGAGCTATCGTAGTAGGTATGGTCTCCAGTCCGTTCAGAGTAGAGCGTGCACGTACCGTAAAAGCAGAGGAAGGTCTTGAGGAATTCCGCAGGGCAGCTGACACAGTTATCGTTCTTGACAACAACAGGCTTCTTGATTACGTTCCAAACCTGCCTATCGAACAGGCATTCTCAGTTATGGACCAGCTTATCGCTGAGACCGTAAAAGGAATCACAGAGACTATCACTCAGCCGTCTCTCATTAACCTTGACTACGCAGATATCCGTGCTATCATGGGTTGCGGTGGCGTTGCTGTCATGCTTGTCGGAGACAGCAAGAACCAGGACAAGAGCAACGACGTTGTTCGCACAGCACTCAATCACCCACTCCTTGATGTTGATTACAGAGGTGCAACAGGCAGCCTTGTACACATCACAGGTGGTCCTGATCTTAGCCTGAAGGAAGCAGAAGAGATCGCAGCATCCCTTACCTATGAGCTTTCGCCAAATGCAAATGTCATCTGGGGAGCACGTATCAGGGACGATTACGAAGGAAAGGTACGTGTCATGGCTATCATGACCGGTGTGCAGTCTGCACAGGTACTTGGTCCTCAGTTCCAATCAGGTATTGTTGAGAACACAAATACTAATACAAACACAAACGCATCGAGGTCCTCCTCTTTTTCTCGGGTCGAACGGGGACGTCGTACCGTAGTTGAACCAATAGGTGCACAGGCATCACATGGTGGTTCAATTATCGACATAATCCAGTAA
- a CDS encoding UPF0280 family protein: MKEHFQLKETIVTIVGDDQSHIDAAKRAIALHRAELEGYILRDPFFKITLEPYECSEDAPEVVRRLVKAGNTMGIGPMSAVAGTISALAVEAMVDAGASYAIVDNGGDIAIVNERQVIIGIYAGTSSIKDIGLVIEPSSKIRGICTSSGTVGPSISFGQADAAVIFSDDVSLADSAATALSNATDTGRGAVEQAFDVVKGIPGIGGALVVQGEYMGMWGNVPKISRADVRYECITKG, translated from the coding sequence ATGAAAGAGCATTTTCAGCTCAAGGAGACCATTGTCACCATCGTTGGTGACGATCAGTCTCATATTGATGCAGCAAAGCGTGCGATCGCTCTGCATAGGGCAGAACTGGAAGGGTATATCCTCCGGGATCCTTTTTTTAAGATAACTCTGGAGCCCTATGAATGTAGTGAGGATGCACCGGAAGTCGTCAGGAGACTTGTAAAGGCAGGCAACACTATGGGCATTGGTCCCATGAGCGCCGTCGCCGGTACAATATCAGCGCTTGCCGTTGAAGCAATGGTGGATGCAGGAGCCTCTTACGCTATCGTTGATAATGGTGGGGATATTGCGATCGTTAATGAGCGGCAGGTTATCATTGGCATATATGCAGGAACTTCTTCAATTAAGGATATTGGACTTGTAATTGAACCTTCGTCGAAAATTCGCGGGATCTGCACCTCTTCTGGTACTGTGGGTCCATCCATAAGTTTTGGACAGGCAGATGCTGCTGTCATATTTTCGGATGATGTTTCTCTGGCGGACTCTGCAGCTACAGCTCTTTCAAATGCAACTGATACTGGCAGAGGTGCTGTTGAGCAAGCATTCGATGTTGTAAAAGGCATTCCCGGTATAGGTGGTGCTCTGGTAGTTCAGGGAGAATATATGGGAATGTGGGGCAATGTGCCAAAAATAAGTCGTGCTGATGTGCGATATGAGTGTATTACCAAAGGCTAA
- a CDS encoding AIM24 family protein: MGRYSVDEFIEMTGQKDLGEGLFELERDRMLELNLNGRVWTKRGSMVAYLGDVKFTREGVLEHGVGKMLKKAVTGEGVSLTKAEGQGKVYLADEGKKISILKLDNDSIFVNGNDLLAFEDGINWDIKIMKKVTGMLAGGLFNVKLEGTGMVAITTHYDPLTLKVTKNRPVFTDPNATVAWSGNLKPDLKTDISLKTLVGRTSGESVQMAFKGEGFVVIQPYEEIPFQAAPPS, from the coding sequence ATGGGAAGATATTCAGTCGATGAATTCATTGAAATGACCGGACAAAAAGACCTTGGAGAAGGTTTGTTCGAGCTTGAAAGGGACAGGATGCTTGAACTTAACCTCAACGGCCGGGTATGGACAAAACGAGGTTCAATGGTAGCATATCTTGGCGACGTTAAGTTCACAAGAGAAGGGGTACTCGAACACGGTGTTGGAAAAATGCTTAAAAAGGCAGTCACCGGAGAAGGTGTCAGCCTTACAAAAGCAGAAGGACAGGGTAAAGTTTACCTTGCAGATGAAGGCAAAAAGATATCCATACTTAAACTTGATAACGACTCTATTTTTGTCAATGGTAATGACCTTCTTGCTTTTGAAGATGGGATAAACTGGGACATCAAGATCATGAAAAAGGTCACCGGAATGCTTGCAGGAGGACTTTTCAATGTCAAACTTGAAGGGACAGGAATGGTAGCGATCACCACACACTATGACCCACTGACACTTAAAGTAACAAAGAACAGGCCGGTCTTTACAGATCCAAATGCAACAGTTGCATGGTCAGGCAACCTGAAACCGGACCTTAAGACCGATATCTCCCTCAAGACACTTGTCGGACGTACAAGCGGAGAAAGTGTACAGATGGCTTTCAAAGGAGAAGGATTTGTCGTAATACAACCTTACGAGGAAATTCCATTCCAGGCAGCACCACCTTCTTAA
- a CDS encoding geranylgeranyl reductase family protein, whose product MTPENSYDLIIVGAGPAGSTAATYAAKAGASVLLIDKKKDIGIPLQCGGFLPHLETLQELVPNAELPFTLESIPSECIHASSSVQRFIAPNGNSKEFEVDADAIDRRRFDKYLAKVAGKCGAQLMAGTNVLEVNGTTVKVDGVFGEHMIHGKVLIGADGPNSIVGKAKGLVRDPDPMGTGTAFEYEISGVDVDRDAVEMYFGKDYVPGGYAWVISQGGDTANIGVGIREVLFRNGMSARDYLERFMYEHPIASKKLTGGSIISIVSGLVPVGGAPKVTATKDTLVAGDAAGHIIATNGGGISTAMVGGKIAGQTAVDSLEGKCKLTDYDERWRKEMGLEIKTAVYVRKLMDNLMRSDSMMSAAIKMIDPEHMKALQCGQLPDAVRKGLIKMNFGIK is encoded by the coding sequence ATGACGCCTGAAAACTCATATGATCTGATCATTGTCGGTGCAGGGCCTGCCGGTTCTACAGCTGCAACCTATGCAGCAAAGGCGGGTGCATCCGTACTTCTCATAGATAAAAAGAAGGATATTGGTATACCACTCCAATGTGGCGGTTTCCTTCCTCATCTTGAAACTCTGCAGGAGCTTGTTCCAAATGCTGAGCTTCCCTTTACTCTTGAGTCAATACCTTCGGAATGCATACATGCTTCAAGTAGTGTGCAGCGTTTTATCGCTCCCAATGGTAATTCCAAGGAATTTGAAGTAGATGCTGATGCGATCGACAGGCGCAGGTTTGATAAGTATCTTGCAAAAGTGGCAGGCAAATGCGGTGCACAGCTCATGGCAGGTACCAACGTCCTTGAGGTAAATGGCACTACTGTTAAGGTCGATGGTGTTTTCGGTGAACATATGATCCACGGTAAAGTTCTCATTGGTGCTGATGGTCCTAATTCGATCGTTGGAAAAGCAAAGGGACTTGTGCGTGATCCTGATCCAATGGGTACAGGGACGGCATTCGAGTATGAGATCAGCGGTGTGGATGTTGACCGGGATGCTGTGGAGATGTACTTTGGAAAAGATTATGTTCCCGGTGGCTATGCCTGGGTTATCTCTCAGGGAGGCGATACTGCCAATATTGGTGTAGGTATCAGGGAAGTCCTTTTCAGGAATGGTATGTCTGCAAGGGATTATCTTGAAAGGTTCATGTATGAGCATCCAATTGCCAGTAAAAAGCTGACTGGCGGCTCTATAATTTCCATTGTTTCCGGGCTTGTGCCTGTTGGTGGTGCTCCAAAAGTGACTGCTACTAAGGATACACTTGTTGCCGGTGATGCTGCCGGCCATATCATAGCCACCAATGGTGGCGGTATCTCCACTGCAATGGTTGGCGGAAAGATCGCTGGCCAGACTGCCGTTGATTCTCTTGAAGGCAAATGCAAGTTGACAGATTATGATGAGCGCTGGAGAAAAGAGATGGGACTTGAGATCAAGACCGCAGTCTATGTGAGAAAGCTAATGGATAACCTCATGCGCTCCGATTCAATGATGTCTGCAGCGATAAAGATGATCGATCCTGAGCATATGAAGGCATTACAGTGCGGTCAGTTGCCGGATGCGGTCAGGAAAGGGCTCATCAAGATGAACTTTGGGATAAAATGA
- a CDS encoding peptidylprolyl isomerase → MAIEKGDVIKLSYTGKFNGDQIFDTTNEDLAKENEIYNPRGMYGGDIVIVGAGHTIAGLDADLEGKEVGYSGNVIIPPEGGFGDHDPKLVENMSLTKFKDQKAYPGMNIEIDNKRGTVTKVIGRRVRVDFNHPLAGKEVTYEYTIDEKIEDVTEKIKGILALYTGVPDLEVEVNDNKAAIEVPAMLTFNQRWLMAKGRVANELVEYVGLDKVSYIESYPVETPAPAVEAEAEEEITESEE, encoded by the coding sequence ATGGCAATAGAAAAAGGAGACGTTATTAAACTGTCATACACCGGAAAGTTCAACGGAGACCAGATCTTTGATACAACCAATGAAGATCTTGCAAAAGAGAACGAGATCTACAACCCACGCGGCATGTACGGTGGCGACATAGTTATCGTGGGCGCAGGACACACCATTGCAGGTCTTGATGCTGATCTTGAAGGCAAGGAAGTTGGATACAGCGGAAACGTTATTATCCCACCAGAAGGCGGATTTGGCGACCACGACCCAAAACTTGTTGAGAACATGTCCCTTACAAAGTTCAAAGACCAGAAAGCATACCCTGGCATGAACATCGAGATCGACAACAAGAGAGGTACCGTCACAAAGGTCATCGGACGCAGGGTACGTGTTGACTTCAACCACCCACTTGCAGGCAAGGAAGTTACCTACGAGTACACCATCGATGAGAAGATCGAAGACGTTACTGAGAAGATAAAAGGCATTCTTGCACTTTACACCGGAGTCCCAGACCTTGAAGTAGAGGTAAATGATAACAAAGCAGCTATTGAGGTACCTGCAATGCTTACATTCAACCAGCGCTGGCTCATGGCAAAGGGAAGAGTTGCAAACGAACTTGTAGAGTACGTAGGCCTTGACAAAGTAAGCTACATTGAATCCTACCCAGTTGAGACCCCAGCACCTGCTGTAGAGGCAGAGGCTGAGGAAGAGATCACAGAAAGTGAAGAGTAA
- a CDS encoding dihydropteroate synthase-like protein, translating to MDILVTTGKLAEKTVRYSVVDNADVLVLDVEVAAFLTPHRLLSALKNQQKKYDVIFVPGLCTGDFSLVAKELGCKVFLGPKHAYDLSSVLRFVDEMEFSLEVPACELLSDVWRDIALETLDEVEEKAEPLMDLKTVKLGGGSRMKVMAEIVDATGLDGDVLSKRISSFIKKGADIIDLGASLTASPEDVKRAVGVARKVSTVPISIDTLESELIKAALNEGIDLVLSLNSSNIDEVAEEVALAGVAAVIIPDAGAGFESLIKNIDAARSAGISNIIADPVLDPIGHGISRSIVRYSRFHEEYPDVPVFFGVGNVTELIDADSVGVNATLCGIAADVGSCILFTPEFSEKTRGSISELNTAAKMMALAKERESSPKDLGLDLLCLKEKRRRPDVEVPEKYVMAQKFAGWELDPLGPFRIGIAADDSGGVIVAQHEKATIVGQNARDIMDTIMKMKLISKVDHASYLGCELEKAEIALRLGRSYSQDDDL from the coding sequence ATGGATATTCTGGTCACAACCGGTAAGCTTGCAGAGAAAACTGTACGTTACTCTGTAGTTGATAACGCCGATGTTCTTGTTCTGGATGTTGAAGTAGCCGCATTTCTCACTCCTCACAGGCTGCTCTCTGCCTTGAAAAATCAGCAGAAGAAGTATGATGTGATCTTTGTACCGGGTCTTTGTACCGGAGATTTTTCACTTGTTGCAAAAGAATTGGGATGTAAGGTATTCCTGGGTCCCAAACATGCTTACGATCTTAGTAGTGTGCTCCGCTTTGTCGACGAGATGGAGTTCTCACTGGAGGTTCCTGCATGTGAACTTCTCTCTGATGTATGGAGGGATATTGCCCTGGAGACTCTTGATGAGGTCGAGGAAAAAGCTGAACCACTTATGGACCTTAAAACTGTTAAGCTTGGTGGCGGTTCTCGAATGAAAGTGATGGCCGAGATTGTGGATGCAACCGGTCTTGATGGGGATGTACTTTCAAAAAGGATAAGTTCGTTCATCAAAAAAGGCGCTGATATCATAGATCTTGGTGCATCACTTACCGCATCTCCGGAGGATGTAAAAAGGGCTGTGGGTGTGGCTCGCAAAGTGTCCACTGTCCCTATAAGCATTGACACGCTGGAGTCGGAGCTGATCAAGGCTGCACTGAATGAGGGTATTGATCTTGTGCTGAGTCTGAATTCCAGTAATATTGATGAAGTGGCAGAAGAAGTTGCTCTCGCAGGGGTTGCAGCAGTCATAATTCCAGATGCTGGGGCAGGTTTTGAGAGCCTTATAAAAAACATTGATGCTGCCAGATCAGCAGGAATTAGTAATATTATCGCTGATCCTGTGCTTGATCCAATAGGGCATGGTATCTCAAGATCGATCGTAAGGTATTCCCGATTCCATGAAGAGTATCCTGATGTTCCTGTATTTTTTGGGGTTGGGAATGTAACTGAGCTCATTGATGCTGATTCTGTAGGAGTCAATGCAACCCTTTGTGGAATTGCTGCGGATGTGGGTTCATGCATTTTGTTTACGCCTGAGTTCAGTGAGAAAACACGTGGTTCTATCAGTGAACTGAACACAGCAGCAAAGATGATGGCTCTTGCAAAGGAAAGGGAAAGTTCTCCAAAGGACCTGGGTCTCGATCTCCTATGCCTTAAAGAAAAACGAAGGCGTCCGGATGTTGAAGTTCCGGAAAAATATGTCATGGCGCAGAAGTTTGCCGGATGGGAACTTGACCCGTTAGGTCCTTTCAGGATTGGTATAGCTGCAGATGATAGTGGTGGCGTTATCGTCGCACAACATGAAAAAGCAACGATCGTGGGACAAAATGCAAGAGATATAATGGACACTATTATGAAGATGAAGCTCATATCAAAGGTGGACCATGCATCTTATCTGGGATGTGAACTTGAAAAAGCTGAAATAGCTCTTCGTCTTGGAAGGAGTTATTCACAGGATGATGATCTTTGA
- a CDS encoding 4Fe-4S dicluster domain-containing protein, which produces MMIKINMAADIVTTPILAEAIIETGSLLNISQAHFDPIHGEVVAEIPSDQLVKIRDALVSRGAEVVVLNTPIHRDEEECVECGACISVCPVKVFSFADDWSIEADSDKCIQCGTCLKMCPHNALALGQ; this is translated from the coding sequence ATGATGATCAAAATAAATATGGCTGCGGATATCGTTACAACACCTATCCTTGCAGAAGCTATTATCGAAACAGGTTCACTACTGAACATATCCCAGGCACACTTCGATCCGATCCATGGCGAAGTTGTGGCTGAGATACCCTCCGATCAGCTTGTGAAGATCCGTGATGCCCTTGTTAGCAGGGGTGCTGAGGTCGTGGTCCTTAACACTCCGATACACCGGGACGAGGAAGAGTGCGTGGAATGTGGTGCCTGTATCTCTGTCTGTCCTGTGAAGGTATTCTCATTCGCAGATGATTGGAGCATTGAGGCTGATTCTGATAAATGTATCCAGTGTGGTACCTGCCTTAAAATGTGTCCGCATAACGCCCTGGCCCTTGGCCAGTGA
- a CDS encoding ATP-binding protein: protein MNEEQNVSMDIRGKVDLESILKRSLKEIKDSAETRVRLESIINRSPAVIFFWSAQEGRPVEFVTENVEKFGYAEEDFVSGTLLYHNILHPDDRDNVQKLIDEAASNGKEQFNCEYRLLTESNDVRWVYEGTLIERNADQSISHFYGIIFDITSRKLAELEIADNERDISVLYSAVTLASESLDIDDLLSEILMEIGDLLDIDAGGVYIIDHDKREANLRAHIGPEDDLASNISYSREEDMFKNVGDLPKHAIISEEVVRKDSRFVTRSNLTFYLYSRDKVVGFVLLQISDNESINEKNIKVLEHVGKHIGIAIENAQLFEKTQGDYEDLRSVDKMKNEFFANLSHELKTPMISIKGFSELLGEGKFGPLSIEQKRANDAVVRNAEKLRSLIDSLLYMSMEKEGKYKYNFTTVSVRRFIANSIEVARGQVGANNIVFKEDVPDGIPNICGDEERLTTALNNILDNAVKFMSEGEVIISVQDEADQIHIRVKDNGIGIPRDKVDKVFESFYQVDGSLTRIYGGTGLGLHVSKRIVNVHNGKIWLKSLEGFGTTVHITLPK, encoded by the coding sequence ATGAATGAAGAACAAAATGTATCTATGGATATTCGGGGAAAGGTCGATCTGGAGTCGATATTAAAGCGATCACTTAAAGAAATAAAAGATTCAGCTGAGACAAGGGTTCGCCTGGAGTCTATCATTAACAGGAGTCCTGCTGTCATTTTTTTCTGGTCTGCACAAGAAGGTCGTCCTGTAGAATTTGTGACCGAGAATGTTGAAAAGTTCGGATATGCGGAGGAAGACTTTGTATCTGGAACTTTGCTTTACCATAATATATTACATCCTGATGATCGGGACAATGTCCAGAAACTGATCGATGAAGCTGCTTCTAATGGAAAAGAACAGTTCAACTGTGAATACAGGCTTTTGACAGAGTCTAATGATGTCCGGTGGGTATATGAAGGCACTTTGATCGAAAGGAATGCTGATCAAAGCATCAGTCATTTTTATGGTATCATCTTTGACATAACAAGTCGCAAACTTGCTGAACTGGAGATCGCGGACAATGAACGTGATATCTCTGTACTTTATTCTGCAGTCACACTTGCATCTGAGTCACTGGATATCGATGACCTGCTTTCGGAGATACTGATGGAGATCGGTGATCTTCTGGATATAGATGCAGGTGGCGTGTATATTATCGATCACGATAAACGGGAGGCTAATCTCAGGGCACATATTGGACCTGAAGATGATCTTGCATCCAACATTTCTTATTCCAGAGAAGAGGACATGTTCAAGAATGTCGGTGACCTTCCAAAGCATGCTATTATCTCTGAAGAGGTTGTCCGGAAGGATTCTCGCTTTGTAACAAGAAGCAACCTTACATTCTATCTTTATTCAAGGGATAAAGTAGTTGGTTTTGTTCTTCTGCAGATCTCAGACAATGAGTCAATTAATGAGAAGAACATAAAAGTTCTTGAACATGTAGGAAAACATATTGGTATTGCTATCGAGAATGCCCAGTTGTTCGAGAAGACCCAGGGCGATTATGAGGATCTCAGATCCGTTGACAAAATGAAGAATGAGTTCTTTGCAAACCTCAGCCATGAACTAAAGACGCCTATGATATCGATCAAAGGTTTCAGTGAACTTCTGGGTGAGGGGAAATTCGGTCCACTTAGTATCGAACAGAAAAGAGCCAACGATGCTGTTGTAAGAAACGCTGAGAAACTCAGAAGTCTTATCGATTCCTTGCTTTACATGAGCATGGAAAAGGAAGGCAAATACAAATACAATTTCACGACTGTTTCAGTCAGGAGATTTATCGCCAATTCTATTGAAGTTGCACGTGGCCAGGTGGGTGCAAATAATATTGTGTTCAAAGAAGACGTTCCTGATGGTATTCCAAACATCTGTGGTGATGAAGAACGCCTGACAACTGCATTGAACAATATTCTTGACAATGCAGTCAAGTTTATGTCTGAGGGGGAAGTGATAATTTCCGTTCAGGATGAAGCAGATCAGATCCATATCCGCGTGAAGGACAATGGTATTGGAATTCCCAGGGATAAGGTGGATAAGGTCTTTGAAAGTTTTTATCAGGTGGATGGATCTCTTACAAGGATCTATGGCGGCACAGGTTTGGGCTTGCATGTATCTAAGAGGATAGTTAATGTTCACAATGGTAAGATCTGGTTGAAGAGTCTGGAAGGTTTTGGTACTACTGTACATATAACGTTGCCAAAATGA